Proteins found in one Paenibacillus sp. FSL R10-2782 genomic segment:
- a CDS encoding type I restriction-modification system subunit M — MSNARDITSKLWEMANKLRGTMDASEYKNYILPFMFYRYLSENQDEYLKVNDLEEFYEVTEETEKEDYLEEISKGIGYAIDPAYTWDKIVSKIENHKIKASDFQDMFDSFNTNAKRNAIAEADFANVFSDVNLGDTRLGSSTNERAKALNDIVLMINEFTFKDDSGRDILGDVYEYLIGQFAANAGKKGGEFYTPHEVSQVLAKIVTIDAAGTSNQFRVYDPTMGSGSLLLTVQKELPNGNEEGSVEFYGQELNTTTYNLARMNLMMHGVNYRNMELKRADTLDADWPFAEKDGTQIPLKFDAVVSNPPYSQNWDTKDVDREKDTRFKGYGVAPASKADYAFVLHGLYHLDKAGTMAIVLPHGVLFRGASEGKIRKNIIDNNLLDAVIGLPANLFYGTSIPTCVLVVKGREARKSKDILFIDASNEFEKGKNQNKLSPKNTEKIIETYSNRKDVEKYAHVASLDEIKENEYNLNIPRYVDKFEEEGGIPLSQVAQELSEVKADITNSYEKLFELLNELNGTTDEAKEELSKFINLLGK, encoded by the coding sequence ATGAGTAATGCAAGAGATATTACATCAAAGCTATGGGAAATGGCTAACAAACTACGTGGAACTATGGATGCAAGTGAGTACAAGAACTATATTTTGCCATTTATGTTCTATCGCTACTTATCAGAAAATCAAGATGAATACTTAAAAGTCAATGATTTGGAAGAGTTCTACGAAGTGACAGAAGAGACTGAAAAAGAAGATTACCTTGAAGAAATCAGTAAAGGTATTGGATATGCGATTGACCCAGCCTACACTTGGGATAAAATCGTATCAAAAATTGAAAATCACAAAATCAAAGCTAGTGATTTCCAAGACATGTTTGACTCGTTCAATACAAATGCCAAACGTAACGCGATCGCAGAAGCGGACTTTGCTAATGTATTTTCAGATGTTAACCTCGGGGACACACGTCTAGGCTCAAGTACAAACGAACGTGCAAAGGCTTTGAATGATATCGTTTTGATGATTAACGAGTTTACTTTCAAAGACGATTCCGGTCGTGACATTTTGGGTGACGTTTACGAGTATTTGATTGGGCAATTTGCTGCCAATGCTGGTAAAAAAGGTGGGGAATTCTATACACCTCATGAAGTTAGTCAAGTTTTGGCGAAAATTGTTACGATTGACGCAGCTGGTACTAGCAATCAATTCCGTGTATATGACCCTACTATGGGATCGGGTTCACTTCTATTGACAGTTCAAAAAGAATTGCCAAATGGTAACGAAGAAGGAAGCGTTGAGTTTTACGGTCAAGAGTTGAATACGACAACTTATAACTTGGCCCGCATGAACTTGATGATGCATGGGGTGAATTATCGCAATATGGAGTTGAAACGGGCAGACACACTTGATGCTGATTGGCCATTTGCAGAAAAAGATGGCACACAAATTCCTTTGAAGTTTGACGCGGTCGTATCAAACCCACCATATTCTCAGAATTGGGATACAAAAGACGTTGATCGAGAAAAAGATACACGTTTCAAGGGTTATGGTGTAGCACCTGCTTCTAAGGCAGATTATGCCTTTGTTCTTCATGGACTGTACCACTTGGATAAAGCTGGAACAATGGCTATCGTGTTACCGCATGGGGTACTTTTCCGTGGTGCGTCTGAAGGTAAAATCCGTAAAAATATCATCGACAACAATCTGTTAGATGCTGTTATTGGATTACCAGCTAACTTGTTCTATGGCACAAGCATCCCAACTTGTGTGCTGGTGGTCAAAGGTCGTGAAGCTCGGAAAAGTAAAGATATCTTGTTTATTGATGCTTCAAATGAGTTTGAAAAAGGAAAGAACCAAAACAAACTCTCTCCTAAAAACACCGAAAAAATTATCGAAACTTACAGTAACCGTAAAGACGTTGAGAAATATGCTCATGTGGCATCCTTGGATGAAATCAAAGAAAATGAGTACAATTTGAACATTCCACGTTATGTCGACAAGTTTGAAGAAGAAGGCGGTATTCCACTTTCACAAGTGGCTCAAGAGTTGTCAGAAGTAAAAGCAGATATTACGAATTCATATGAAAAATTGTTTGAGCTTTTGAACGAGTTGAACGGGACAACCGATGAAGCCAAAGAAGAACTGAGTAAATTTATTAATCTTTTAGGTAAATAA
- a CDS encoding restriction endonuclease subunit S, with the protein MSDKIKKMPEIRFAGFTDAWEQRKLGEIYTERNERGNNSLQILSVSIHHGISNGELDSSSLGKKVRRSEDKSLYKGVRSGDLVFNMMRAWQGAIGVAKIEGMVSPAYITAIPNEKLFPPFMDYCLRRHEIITQIDNFSYGVTDFRKRLYWDSFSKVSCLIPSVPEQIKINSFFNQLDNLITLHQRKLELLKDTKKGLLQKMFPKDGAGVPEIRFAGFTDAWEQRKLSDVLTERNVQHPQNKNYPLVSFTVEKGVTPKTERYEREQLVVGDKAAKKYKATELNDIVYNPANLKFGAISRNSYGKAVFSPIYVTFEVNDKLAFPSYVEMFVTRQDFIRYSLRYQQGTVYERQSVSPEDLLSLKILLPGKEEQLQIGNFFEQLNVTIALQKRELNSLENLKKSLLQQMFI; encoded by the coding sequence ATGAGCGATAAAATAAAAAAAATGCCTGAAATCAGATTCGCAGGATTTACTGACGCTTGGGAACAGCGTAAGTTGGGGGAGATTTACACGGAAAGAAACGAAAGAGGTAATAATTCTTTACAAATTCTTTCGGTTTCAATTCATCACGGTATTTCAAACGGTGAATTAGACAGCAGTTCATTGGGTAAGAAAGTTCGCAGAAGTGAAGATAAATCCTTGTATAAAGGTGTGCGTTCCGGCGATCTAGTATTCAACATGATGCGTGCTTGGCAAGGAGCGATCGGCGTAGCAAAAATAGAAGGAATGGTAAGCCCTGCCTATATTACGGCCATTCCGAATGAAAAATTATTTCCGCCATTTATGGATTATTGCTTGCGGCGGCATGAGATAATTACCCAGATAGATAATTTTTCTTATGGGGTCACGGATTTCAGAAAAAGGCTGTATTGGGATTCGTTTTCCAAAGTTTCGTGTCTTATTCCTTCTGTTCCTGAACAAATCAAAATCAATTCGTTCTTCAATCAACTCGACAACCTCATCACCCTTCACCAGCGTAAGTTAGAACTATTGAAGGATACGAAAAAGGGCCTGCTTCAAAAAATGTTTCCGAAAGATGGAGCCGGTGTTCCTGAAATTCGCTTTGCAGGATTTACGGATGCTTGGGAACAGCGTAAGTTGAGTGACGTGCTAACTGAACGTAATGTTCAGCATCCACAAAACAAGAATTATCCACTAGTATCATTTACTGTTGAGAAAGGTGTTACACCTAAAACAGAACGTTACGAACGAGAACAGCTTGTTGTGGGTGATAAAGCTGCTAAAAAGTATAAAGCCACTGAGCTAAATGATATCGTCTATAATCCTGCTAACCTGAAGTTTGGTGCGATTTCACGAAATAGTTATGGAAAAGCGGTGTTCAGCCCAATCTATGTGACGTTCGAAGTAAATGACAAGTTAGCATTTCCAAGCTATGTCGAAATGTTCGTCACACGACAAGACTTTATTCGGTATTCATTACGGTATCAACAAGGTACTGTGTACGAACGCCAATCAGTTAGCCCGGAAGATTTATTGAGTTTGAAAATTTTATTGCCAGGCAAGGAGGAACAGCTCCAAATTGGTAATTTCTTTGAGCAACTCAACGTCACTATCGCTCTTCAGAAGCGTGAGTTAAATTCGCTTGAAAATTTGAAGAAATCACTGCTTCAACAAATGTTTATATAA
- a CDS encoding HNH endonuclease domain-containing protein, which yields MTFLEKWLHIIRNCSFDNTYKAAWAKAITEIAVEYDYAQYGGTIEIGLDTIAKKVIRYYFEQTIFFDLQQSPNPNKPPKIVSLVKELITVYQQISGITHPVKLFRSNIESICMDQYQKTLKQVKTALKSDVSYRFLNVEGKTVDGIYNYERNADSLYIASDNMKLLKENSLIVFDAVNYRWSQMLENFNHSPRIYKKVKIIDEDKIRRKPLTKFSDLIEVENPKRICFHCGNEIINETPAIDHVIPWSYLYSDDLWNLVFSHQSCNSSKSNVIPHEAMIEQLEQRNQRLLESLLNREHKDKHVSELEMAINNGLVRKFWISCQG from the coding sequence ATGACATTCTTAGAAAAATGGCTACACATAATCCGAAATTGTTCATTTGATAATACTTACAAAGCGGCGTGGGCAAAAGCAATCACTGAAATTGCTGTTGAATATGATTATGCTCAGTACGGAGGTACAATTGAAATTGGACTCGATACAATTGCTAAAAAGGTGATTCGGTATTACTTTGAACAGACAATTTTTTTTGACTTGCAACAAAGCCCTAATCCTAACAAACCTCCGAAGATAGTATCGCTGGTCAAAGAACTGATCACTGTATATCAGCAAATTTCGGGTATCACCCACCCAGTTAAATTGTTCCGATCAAATATAGAAAGTATTTGCATGGACCAATACCAAAAAACCCTTAAACAAGTCAAGACTGCTTTAAAGTCTGATGTCAGCTATCGCTTTCTGAACGTTGAAGGAAAGACAGTTGATGGTATTTACAACTACGAGCGTAATGCTGATTCATTATACATTGCAAGCGATAATATGAAACTACTCAAAGAAAACAGCTTGATCGTATTCGATGCGGTAAACTACAGATGGTCACAAATGCTTGAAAACTTTAATCACTCGCCGCGGATTTATAAAAAGGTGAAAATCATTGATGAGGATAAAATTCGACGTAAGCCACTAACGAAGTTCTCAGATTTAATCGAGGTTGAGAATCCCAAACGTATATGCTTCCATTGTGGCAATGAAATAATCAATGAAACTCCGGCTATTGACCATGTCATTCCGTGGTCATATTTATACAGTGATGATCTATGGAACCTGGTATTTTCCCATCAATCGTGTAACTCGAGTAAATCAAATGTTATTCCCCATGAAGCCATGATTGAGCAGCTAGAGCAACGGAATCAACGGTTACTTGAATCGTTGTTGAATCGGGAACACAAGGACAAGCATGTTTCAGAGTTGGAAATGGCAATCAACAATGGGCTAGTCAGAAAGTTTTGGATATCATGTCAAGGTTAA
- a CDS encoding HsdR family type I site-specific deoxyribonuclease, producing MKSQSELVFENEVVDYLTKIGGVKQWEYKKEIKTTEQLWDNFKIILEQNNRARLDEPLSVTEFNQVKKIITSIESPYQAGQFLYGVNGVSEIEVDLDNGKHVFLTVFDQAQVGGGNTVYQVVNQINRPKVIDGKPNRRFDVTLLINGLPIIQIELKKALHSTTESLNQMEQYIAEKQFSGIFSTLQILIAMTPFDIRYMANTPLKSFNRAFAFNWQNEDNARPIRSWKTFADKVLSIPMAHDLATRYMVLDGTKNKESIKVMRPYQVYATKRVLDKVRKFDFKYDDGRLGYIWHTTGSGKTITSFKTAWLASRLSNVDKVVFLVDRIALTNQTADAYKAYDPVAGFEGKTGVVGDTANISDLHRKLTKKSDKNIIVTSIQKMSRYVARDSFKPLNESILFIVDEAHRSTGDGTENEGMLETIRKAIPNSAWVGYTGTPKFPETREIFGDILHAYTIKEAIADKNVLGFNVEFKETIEAPENPTEDDIDDNIRGSVYDYSPEHVKLVVKDIFDNWKKRSNDRKYNALFTVHVGGNKASTPRAMEYFDKFAEENANRPADQRLKVAVSFSVDTSNSIHQLKTNENLHRAIKVYNALFDTAFDMTTVKAYTEDLARRLNKTVDDGNYLDLVIVVDQLLTGFDAPEMNTLYIDRTLKGGNLIQAYSRTNRMHNLVDKPWGNVVNYRWPEQNEYEMNKAFAIYSNRASADEQLSLEELKKGNEEFGITSKPFSKVQAEMQEVIKKLSTLTDDFVQLPPSEKAQDEVFENLKEYNRLLSQLKQYTEDDDKNPISAYDNVEEFYERLGITEEQEVILTTVIAGELKERRAKREDIDISQVNLAMVHIHDVTINYDYLIDLIARMADEVHANEMSKAESTRDEIHVEIAKSDNEKEKSKMRNFVSKIFSKDFEFDSYPAPRSVEKMNQAMDKAQKETNIQLVTNFIRTWGLDNSTKPKELEMLIKKHRLGQEDMDKQGEITAIMNDARADYKEIAVEEIAALTWVRYRIEFRKAFYEMADEIKKGE from the coding sequence ATGAAAAGTCAATCAGAGTTAGTATTTGAAAATGAAGTCGTCGATTATTTGACCAAAATCGGTGGAGTAAAACAATGGGAGTACAAAAAAGAAATCAAAACAACCGAACAACTCTGGGATAACTTTAAAATAATTCTAGAACAAAACAATCGTGCTCGTTTAGATGAACCATTGTCTGTCACTGAATTTAACCAGGTGAAGAAAATCATCACTAGTATTGAATCACCTTACCAGGCTGGACAATTTTTGTACGGTGTTAACGGGGTTTCTGAAATAGAAGTTGACCTTGACAATGGTAAACATGTATTTTTGACAGTATTCGACCAAGCCCAAGTAGGCGGCGGAAACACTGTTTATCAAGTGGTAAACCAAATAAATCGGCCAAAAGTTATTGATGGTAAGCCAAACCGTCGATTTGACGTGACGTTGCTTATTAATGGTTTGCCAATTATTCAAATCGAATTAAAGAAAGCACTTCACAGCACTACAGAATCCTTGAATCAGATGGAACAGTATATTGCTGAGAAACAATTCAGTGGCATCTTTTCAACCTTGCAGATTCTAATCGCGATGACACCGTTTGATATTCGTTACATGGCAAATACCCCACTCAAAAGCTTTAACCGAGCTTTTGCTTTCAACTGGCAAAACGAAGATAATGCTCGCCCTATTCGTTCATGGAAGACGTTTGCGGATAAAGTGTTGTCCATTCCGATGGCTCATGACTTGGCAACACGCTATATGGTACTTGATGGTACAAAAAACAAAGAAAGTATCAAAGTCATGCGTCCTTATCAAGTCTATGCCACAAAGCGTGTGCTTGATAAAGTTAGAAAGTTTGACTTCAAGTATGATGATGGTAGATTAGGATACATTTGGCACACGACTGGCTCAGGTAAAACAATCACAAGTTTTAAGACAGCGTGGCTTGCAAGCCGTCTATCTAATGTGGATAAAGTTGTCTTCTTGGTTGACCGAATCGCACTTACCAACCAAACCGCTGATGCCTATAAAGCCTATGATCCTGTTGCGGGTTTTGAAGGGAAAACTGGTGTGGTGGGTGACACAGCCAATATCTCAGATCTTCATCGCAAACTAACGAAGAAAAGCGATAAGAACATCATTGTGACAAGTATCCAAAAGATGTCGCGTTATGTAGCACGGGATAGCTTCAAGCCACTTAATGAGAGTATTCTTTTTATCGTTGATGAAGCCCACCGTTCAACTGGTGACGGTACTGAAAATGAAGGTATGCTTGAAACGATCCGAAAAGCTATTCCTAATTCTGCTTGGGTTGGCTATACTGGGACACCGAAATTCCCCGAAACGCGAGAAATCTTTGGTGATATTCTACATGCTTACACTATCAAAGAAGCGATCGCGGATAAAAACGTCTTAGGGTTTAACGTTGAATTCAAGGAAACGATCGAGGCTCCTGAAAATCCCACCGAAGATGATATCGATGATAATATTCGTGGTAGTGTTTACGACTATAGTCCAGAACATGTGAAATTAGTAGTGAAGGACATATTCGATAACTGGAAGAAACGTTCAAATGACCGCAAATATAATGCCTTGTTTACAGTCCATGTTGGCGGTAACAAAGCAAGTACACCAAGAGCGATGGAATACTTCGATAAGTTTGCTGAAGAAAATGCGAATCGTCCAGCAGATCAACGATTAAAAGTTGCAGTGAGTTTTTCGGTAGACACATCCAATAGTATTCATCAACTGAAAACGAACGAAAACTTGCATAGAGCCATTAAAGTCTATAACGCATTGTTTGACACAGCATTTGATATGACGACAGTTAAAGCCTACACAGAAGACTTAGCACGGCGGCTTAACAAGACAGTTGACGATGGTAACTATTTAGATTTGGTAATCGTTGTGGATCAACTTTTGACCGGTTTTGATGCTCCTGAGATGAATACGCTCTATATTGACCGAACACTTAAGGGTGGGAACTTGATCCAGGCATACTCACGTACAAACCGAATGCATAACCTTGTCGATAAGCCTTGGGGAAATGTCGTGAACTATCGTTGGCCGGAGCAAAACGAGTATGAAATGAATAAGGCTTTTGCTATTTATTCAAATCGTGCATCTGCCGATGAACAGCTTTCACTTGAAGAATTGAAGAAAGGCAACGAAGAGTTTGGTATCACTTCCAAACCATTTAGCAAGGTTCAAGCTGAGATGCAAGAAGTCATCAAGAAGCTTTCAACGCTCACAGACGATTTTGTACAATTACCACCAAGTGAAAAAGCACAGGATGAAGTCTTTGAGAATTTGAAAGAGTATAATCGCTTGTTGAGTCAGTTGAAACAATATACTGAAGACGATGACAAAAATCCTATATCCGCCTATGATAATGTTGAAGAGTTCTATGAACGATTAGGTATTACTGAAGAGCAAGAAGTCATTTTAACAACTGTGATCGCCGGTGAGTTGAAAGAACGACGTGCAAAGCGAGAAGACATTGATATTTCGCAAGTCAATCTCGCTATGGTTCATATTCACGATGTTACCATCAACTATGATTATTTGATTGATTTGATCGCCCGGATGGCTGACGAAGTTCACGCGAACGAAATGTCGAAAGCGGAAAGTACACGTGATGAAATCCATGTTGAAATTGCCAAGTCTGACAATGAAAAAGAAAAATCTAAGATGCGTAACTTTGTATCTAAGATTTTCTCGAAAGATTTTGAATTTGATAGTTATCCAGCACCTCGAAGTGTTGAAAAAATGAACCAAGCCATGGATAAAGCACAAAAGGAAACGAATATCCAGCTTGTAACGAATTTCATCCGCACTTGGGGGCTTGACAACAGCACAAAACCTAAGGAACTTGAAATGTTGATAAAAAAACACCGATTAGGTCAAGAGGATATGGATAAACAAGGTGAGATAACTGCAATCATGAATGATGCAAGGGCTGATTATAAAGAAATCGCAGTTGAAGAGATTGCAGCATTAACCTGGGTACGATACCGAATTGAATTCCGCAAGGCATTTTATGAAATGGCCGATGAAATTAAGAAGGGAGAATAG
- a CDS encoding nucleoside triphosphate pyrophosphohydrolase, protein MVLDDNDYSDMLDMKLEEELQEYLTAETADQVGELADLVEVVYAILDNQGISIEEFEQIRLEKKEKRGGFKNRLLLVQVDE, encoded by the coding sequence ATGGTGTTGGATGACAATGACTACTCAGACATGCTCGATATGAAGTTAGAGGAGGAACTTCAGGAATATCTTACTGCTGAAACTGCTGACCAGGTTGGAGAATTGGCGGATTTGGTTGAGGTCGTTTATGCTATATTGGATAATCAGGGGATTAGCATAGAGGAGTTTGAGCAGATAAGGCTGGAGAAGAAAGAAAAGCGTGGGGGATTTAAGAATAGACTGTTATTGGTTCAGGTTGATGAATAA